A genomic stretch from Erwinia sp. E_sp_B01_1 includes:
- a CDS encoding LysR family transcriptional regulator: MNYTLRQLRVFVAVTQQGSFSQAGQVIGLSQSAVSHSIKELEGEMGIRLLDRTTREVQLTEAGEQLASRLERLLEELNTTLLDVRSYGKQRSGTVRVAASQTISAHLMPQCLASGQLNFPEIKVMLRDRAQQWVLQSVRNAEVDFGIVVGPLPVDDLECEAILDEPFLLLCRQDDPLATQQKVSWHMLNHRQLVLQDYSSGSRALIDEALRVQQVNAEIVQEIGHPVTLYPMVEAGIGISILPALALPLPQGRPLLVKRMEPEINRTIVLVRRKNRSLTPAAEAIWQEVRQQAALLTQQRQTTPEF; encoded by the coding sequence ATGAATTATACCCTTCGTCAACTCCGTGTGTTTGTCGCCGTTACCCAGCAGGGGAGCTTTAGTCAGGCAGGTCAGGTGATTGGGCTGAGCCAGTCTGCTGTCAGCCACAGTATCAAAGAGCTTGAGGGGGAGATGGGTATCCGTCTGCTCGACCGCACTACGCGGGAAGTGCAGTTGACGGAAGCCGGTGAACAGCTTGCCAGTCGACTTGAGCGCCTGCTGGAGGAGCTGAATACAACCTTGCTGGACGTGCGCAGCTACGGTAAACAGCGAAGCGGGACGGTACGGGTGGCGGCAAGCCAGACCATCTCGGCGCATCTGATGCCACAATGCCTGGCTTCTGGTCAGCTGAATTTTCCGGAGATCAAAGTGATGTTGCGCGATCGCGCGCAGCAGTGGGTGTTGCAGAGCGTCCGCAATGCAGAGGTCGACTTTGGCATTGTTGTCGGCCCGCTGCCGGTGGACGATCTGGAGTGTGAAGCCATTCTGGATGAGCCATTTTTGCTGCTGTGTCGTCAGGATGATCCGCTGGCCACGCAGCAAAAAGTGAGCTGGCACATGTTAAACCACCGGCAGCTGGTTCTTCAGGATTACTCTTCCGGTAGCCGGGCGCTGATTGATGAGGCCTTGCGGGTACAGCAGGTTAACGCAGAAATTGTGCAGGAAATTGGTCATCCCGTAACGCTTTACCCGATGGTGGAGGCGGGGATTGGCATCAGCATTCTGCCCGCGCTGGCATTGCCGTTGCCGCAGGGAAGGCCATTGCTGGTCAAACGTATGGAGCCGGAGATAAACCGGACTATCGTGCTGGTAAGGCGAAAAAACCGTTCGCTGACGCCTGCCGCAGAGGCTATCTGGCAGGAGGTGCGCCAGCAGGCAGCCCTGCTGACGCAACAACGGCAAACTACCCCTGAATTTTAG
- the ptsH gene encoding phosphocarrier protein Hpr, translating to MFQQEVTITAPNGLHTRPAAQFVKEAKAFVSDITVTSNGKSASAKSLFKLQTLGLTQGTVVILAAEGEDEQKAVEHLVKLMAELE from the coding sequence ATGTTCCAGCAAGAAGTTACTATCACAGCACCTAACGGCCTTCATACCCGCCCTGCAGCACAGTTCGTAAAAGAAGCAAAAGCCTTTGTTTCAGATATCACTGTTACTTCCAACGGTAAATCAGCCAGCGCTAAAAGCCTGTTCAAATTGCAGACGCTGGGTCTGACCCAGGGGACTGTAGTGATCCTGGCTGCTGAAGGTGAAGATGAGCAGAAAGCGGTTGAGCATCTGGTTAAGCTGATGGCAGAGCTCGAATAA
- a CDS encoding bile acid:sodium symporter family protein, whose product MRFFRIDPLMLKLIITVLLATFLPARGHFVEFFEWLTTAAIALLFFMHGAKLSKEKIIAGGGHWRLHLWVMCSTFVLFPLLGLLFVWWHPLPVSAEIYTGFLYLCILPATVQSAIALTSLAGGNVAAAVCSASASSLLGVFISPLLVGLVMNVHNDAASGNFEQIGKIMLQLLVPFVLGHLSRRWIAGWVERHRGLIGKTDQASILLVVYSAFSEAVVNGIWHRVGASTLLYIVAGSLGILFVALLINLLAARLFGFNRPDEITILFCGSKKSLANGVPMANILFPSASVGIIVLPLMIFHQVQLMVCSMLAQRYKKAGEKRALKQQQEAKTAVVESQK is encoded by the coding sequence ATGCGTTTTTTCCGTATCGATCCTTTGATGTTAAAACTGATTATTACCGTCCTGCTGGCGACTTTTCTGCCTGCGCGCGGTCATTTCGTGGAGTTTTTTGAATGGCTGACCACTGCGGCCATTGCGCTGCTGTTCTTTATGCACGGGGCCAAACTCTCTAAAGAGAAGATTATTGCCGGGGGCGGCCACTGGCGTCTGCACCTCTGGGTGATGTGCAGTACATTTGTGCTGTTTCCCCTCCTGGGCTTGCTGTTTGTCTGGTGGCACCCGCTGCCGGTCAGCGCGGAAATTTATACCGGTTTCCTCTATCTCTGCATTCTTCCAGCCACCGTGCAGTCCGCTATTGCGCTGACTTCGCTGGCTGGGGGTAACGTTGCTGCTGCGGTTTGCAGCGCCTCGGCGTCCAGCCTGTTAGGGGTCTTTATCTCCCCGCTGCTGGTGGGTCTGGTGATGAATGTGCACAACGATGCTGCCAGCGGTAACTTCGAGCAGATCGGCAAAATTATGCTGCAACTGCTGGTGCCATTTGTGCTGGGACATCTGTCCCGTCGCTGGATTGCGGGCTGGGTAGAAAGACACCGTGGGCTAATCGGCAAAACTGACCAGGCCTCCATCCTGCTGGTGGTGTACTCGGCCTTCAGTGAAGCGGTAGTGAATGGGATCTGGCATCGTGTGGGCGCTTCCACCCTGCTCTACATCGTGGCCGGTAGCCTGGGGATTTTGTTTGTGGCACTGCTTATCAATCTGCTGGCTGCACGCCTGTTCGGCTTTAACCGTCCTGACGAGATCACCATCCTGTTCTGCGGTTCGAAGAAGAGCCTGGCGAACGGCGTGCCGATGGCAAACATTCTGTTCCCTTCGGCCTCGGTCGGGATCATTGTGCTGCCGCTGATGATTTTCCATCAGGTGCAGCTGATGGTCTGTTCGATGCTGGCCCAGCGCTATAAAAAAGCGGGCGAGAAGCGGGCGTTAAAACAGCAGCAGGAAGCTAAAACAGCGGTGGTTGAATCACAGAAATAG
- the cysZ gene encoding sulfate transporter CysZ, giving the protein MSLNNTGKPGNGIHYFAQGWRLIRLPGIRRFVIIPLLVNFLLMGGAFVWLFWQLGQWLPALMAKVPDWLQWLSYLLWPLTVISILLVFSYFFSTIANWIAAPFCGLLAEQLEARLTGKPLPDSGWAGMIKDLPRIMKREWQKLAYYLPRAIVLLILYFVPGFGQTVAPVLWFLFSAWMLSIQYCDYPFDNHKVSFANMRSALRRNKTDNMQFGALVSLFTMVPVLNLAIMPVAVCGATAMWVDRYRAALGRVN; this is encoded by the coding sequence ATGTCCCTCAATAACACCGGTAAGCCAGGCAATGGAATACACTATTTTGCACAAGGCTGGAGACTGATCCGGCTTCCAGGGATCCGGCGCTTTGTGATTATTCCCCTGCTGGTTAATTTTTTACTGATGGGTGGCGCTTTTGTCTGGCTTTTCTGGCAACTGGGCCAGTGGCTGCCGGCTCTGATGGCAAAAGTCCCTGACTGGCTTCAGTGGTTAAGCTACCTTTTGTGGCCCCTGACGGTCATTTCCATTTTGCTGGTTTTCAGCTACTTCTTCTCCACGATAGCTAACTGGATAGCGGCGCCCTTCTGTGGCCTGCTGGCAGAACAGCTCGAAGCCCGGTTGACCGGAAAACCGCTGCCTGACAGTGGTTGGGCCGGGATGATTAAAGACCTGCCACGCATCATGAAACGTGAGTGGCAAAAGCTGGCTTACTATCTCCCGCGCGCAATAGTGCTGCTGATCCTCTACTTCGTGCCTGGCTTTGGTCAGACTGTAGCGCCAGTGCTGTGGTTCCTGTTCAGCGCCTGGATGCTCTCCATCCAGTACTGCGATTACCCCTTTGATAATCACAAAGTGAGTTTTGCGAATATGCGCTCAGCGCTGCGCCGGAACAAGACGGACAATATGCAATTCGGTGCGCTGGTAAGCCTGTTCACTATGGTCCCTGTTCTGAATTTAGCGATCATGCCGGTAGCCGTTTGCGGCGCAACAGCAATGTGGGTTGACCGCTATCGCGCGGCTCTGGGGCGGGTAAATTAA
- a CDS encoding formate/nitrite transporter family protein, whose translation MSLHSPKEIAAVAIQSGVAKSHSSVSTLLILGFLAGAFIALGFLLDIHVINSLPAEWGSFSGLLGAAVFPVGIILTVLAGGELLTGNMMTMPVAWFARQISGYSVLRNWFWVTIANFIGSIAVAWFFGHMLGMTEGDYLKKTVAIATAKVNADFTHAFISGIGCNWLVCLATWLAFASKDVVGKIFGMWFPVMAFVAIGFQHVVANMFIVPAAIFAGQLSWIEYLPNFVAVFLGNTVGGAVFVGLAYYMAYRPQTESAKA comes from the coding sequence ATGTCCTTGCATTCACCTAAAGAAATCGCAGCGGTTGCTATTCAATCCGGCGTGGCTAAAAGCCATTCTTCCGTCTCCACTTTACTGATCCTTGGCTTCCTGGCCGGCGCATTTATTGCCCTGGGCTTCCTGCTGGATATCCATGTCATTAACTCCCTGCCTGCTGAATGGGGTTCGTTCAGCGGTTTGTTGGGTGCGGCAGTATTCCCTGTGGGGATTATCCTGACCGTGCTGGCCGGTGGGGAACTGCTGACGGGCAACATGATGACCATGCCTGTGGCGTGGTTTGCGCGTCAGATCAGCGGTTACAGCGTGCTGCGTAACTGGTTCTGGGTCACTATTGCCAACTTCATTGGCAGCATCGCCGTGGCCTGGTTCTTTGGCCATATGCTGGGCATGACCGAAGGCGACTACCTGAAGAAGACCGTCGCTATTGCTACCGCTAAGGTTAATGCCGATTTCACCCATGCTTTTATCTCCGGCATCGGCTGTAACTGGCTGGTCTGCCTGGCAACCTGGCTGGCATTTGCCAGTAAAGATGTGGTCGGCAAAATCTTTGGTATGTGGTTCCCGGTTATGGCCTTTGTGGCGATCGGTTTCCAGCACGTGGTAGCCAATATGTTTATTGTCCCTGCGGCCATTTTTGCCGGTCAGCTGAGCTGGATTGAGTACCTGCCTAACTTTGTTGCCGTGTTCCTTGGCAATACGGTGGGAGGTGCTGTGTTTGTAGGCCTCGCTTATTACATGGCTTACCGCCCACAAACCGAATCTGCCAAAGCTTAA
- a CDS encoding YfeC-like transcriptional regulator, whose product MKKEWLTPEELARDTGFSRQTINKWVKKEAWTTKPKPGVQGGKARMIHVDERVKAFLKSTRHAAEPTATYRVPPNSLFSLLMTSMQQMNNDEQDQLYAMLLREGIQGVLRRLDISSSQA is encoded by the coding sequence ATGAAAAAGGAATGGTTAACACCTGAAGAGCTGGCCAGAGACACAGGTTTCAGTCGGCAGACCATCAACAAATGGGTGAAAAAAGAAGCGTGGACCACCAAGCCGAAGCCCGGTGTACAAGGCGGTAAGGCCCGGATGATCCATGTGGATGAGCGCGTCAAAGCCTTCCTCAAGTCAACCCGACATGCCGCTGAACCTACGGCAACGTATCGTGTTCCCCCGAACTCTCTCTTTTCTCTGCTGATGACATCAATGCAACAGATGAATAACGATGAGCAGGATCAGCTTTACGCGATGCTGTTACGTGAAGGGATACAAGGTGTCCTGCGCCGACTGGATATCAGCTCCAGTCAGGCATAA
- the zipA gene encoding cell division protein ZipA — translation MMQDLRLILIVVGAIAIIALLLHGLWTSRKERSSVFRDRPHKRLKQQREEELDDADDGVGEVRVKRSQAEDEEENASPLFGTDQAPPRPVRAQPEPVRHQTPVDEQPELDPLFGGELPHAPEPEFDYDDQPAAEPEAPRQPEAPRQQEAPRQPVQPAATRPETAAPASPATPAAREEAPVAAPKPERVKETVLVLNVGAHAGGVLNGEALLQGVLQAGFQFGEMNIFHRHLSPAGSGPVLFSLANMVKPGSFNPDNMSDFSTPGITIFMMVPSYGDANQNFKLMLQSAQRIADDVGGVVLDDERRMMTPQKLETYKNRIRDVIEANS, via the coding sequence ATGATGCAGGATTTGCGTCTGATATTAATCGTTGTTGGCGCGATCGCCATAATAGCCCTCTTACTTCACGGTCTCTGGACTAGCCGTAAAGAGCGTTCATCCGTTTTTCGCGATCGCCCTCACAAGCGTTTAAAACAGCAAAGAGAAGAAGAACTCGATGACGCCGATGATGGCGTTGGCGAAGTGCGCGTAAAACGGTCCCAGGCTGAGGATGAAGAGGAAAATGCTTCTCCTCTCTTTGGTACTGATCAAGCGCCGCCGCGTCCAGTTCGCGCCCAGCCTGAACCGGTGCGTCATCAGACGCCCGTCGATGAACAGCCGGAGTTGGATCCGCTGTTTGGTGGAGAGCTGCCACACGCGCCTGAACCTGAATTTGATTACGATGATCAACCAGCCGCTGAGCCGGAAGCTCCTCGTCAGCCAGAAGCGCCACGTCAGCAGGAAGCACCACGTCAGCCTGTGCAACCGGCAGCGACCAGGCCAGAAACAGCCGCACCAGCTTCTCCTGCAACTCCGGCAGCCCGTGAAGAGGCCCCTGTTGCAGCGCCAAAACCGGAACGTGTTAAAGAGACGGTGCTGGTTCTGAATGTGGGTGCCCATGCGGGCGGCGTGCTGAATGGTGAAGCCCTGCTGCAGGGGGTGCTTCAGGCGGGCTTCCAGTTTGGTGAAATGAACATTTTCCACCGTCATCTCAGCCCGGCAGGCAGCGGCCCTGTGCTGTTCAGCCTCGCGAACATGGTTAAGCCAGGATCGTTTAATCCGGACAATATGTCCGATTTCTCCACTCCCGGGATCACCATCTTTATGATGGTGCCTTCCTACGGTGACGCGAATCAGAACTTCAAACTGATGCTGCAGTCGGCTCAGCGTATTGCTGATGACGTAGGTGGAGTGGTGCTGGATGATGAGCGCCGTATGATGACGCCGCAAAAGCTGGAAACTTATAAGAACCGAATCCGTGACGTCATTGAGGCAAACTCCTGA
- a CDS encoding DUF3820 family protein translates to MEKEHLVEIANTVMPFGKYKGLVLIDLPEPYLLWFARKGEFPAGHLGELLQLTLAIKVEGLEGLVKPLKRS, encoded by the coding sequence ATGGAAAAAGAGCACCTGGTTGAGATCGCTAATACTGTGATGCCCTTTGGTAAGTACAAAGGGCTGGTGCTGATCGATTTACCGGAACCTTATCTGTTGTGGTTCGCCCGCAAGGGGGAGTTTCCCGCAGGCCATTTGGGTGAGCTGTTGCAGCTCACCCTGGCGATCAAAGTTGAAGGGCTTGAGGGCCTGGTTAAACCGCTGAAGCGGAGCTAA
- the cysK gene encoding cysteine synthase A, translating to MSKIYEDNSLTIGHTPLVRLNRIGNGRILAKVESRNPSFSVKCRIGANMIWDAEKRGILKPGVELVEPTSGNTGIALAYVAAARGYKLTLTMPETMSVERRKLLKALGANLILTEGAKGMKGAIAKAEEVVASNPDKFVLLQQFSNPANPEIHEKTTGPEIWEDTDGNVDVFISGVGTGGTLTGVSRYLKNTKGKKELITVAVEPTDSPVIAQALAGEELKPGPHKIQGIGAGFIPGNLELSLIDRVVAITNEESISTARRLMEEEGILAGISSGAAVAAALKLQEEEAYANKNIVVILPSSGERYLSTALFADLFTEKELQ from the coding sequence ATGAGTAAGATCTATGAAGACAACTCGCTGACTATCGGTCATACGCCGTTGGTTCGACTGAACCGCATCGGTAACGGTCGCATTCTGGCAAAAGTGGAGTCCCGTAACCCAAGCTTCAGCGTCAAATGCCGTATCGGTGCCAATATGATTTGGGACGCGGAAAAACGCGGCATCCTGAAGCCGGGCGTGGAGCTGGTTGAACCCACCAGCGGTAACACCGGGATCGCCCTGGCGTATGTAGCGGCGGCTCGCGGCTACAAACTGACGCTGACCATGCCTGAAACCATGAGCGTGGAACGCCGCAAGCTGCTGAAGGCTCTGGGCGCTAATCTGATTCTGACCGAAGGCGCCAAAGGCATGAAAGGCGCGATTGCTAAGGCAGAAGAAGTTGTTGCCAGCAATCCTGATAAATTTGTGCTGCTTCAGCAGTTCAGCAACCCGGCGAACCCGGAAATCCATGAAAAGACCACTGGCCCGGAGATTTGGGAAGATACAGATGGCAACGTGGATGTCTTTATCTCAGGTGTGGGCACCGGTGGAACGCTGACCGGCGTTAGCCGTTATCTGAAAAACACCAAAGGTAAAAAAGAGTTAATTACCGTCGCCGTTGAACCTACTGATTCTCCGGTTATCGCTCAGGCGCTGGCTGGCGAAGAGCTCAAACCGGGCCCGCATAAAATCCAGGGTATCGGCGCAGGCTTTATTCCAGGCAATCTTGAACTGAGCCTGATTGACCGCGTGGTCGCCATCACCAATGAAGAATCTATCTCTACAGCCCGTCGTTTGATGGAAGAAGAAGGTATTCTGGCGGGGATCTCCTCCGGTGCTGCGGTTGCTGCCGCGCTGAAATTGCAGGAAGAAGAAGCCTACGCCAACAAGAATATCGTGGTGATCCTGCCCTCTTCCGGCGAGCGTTATTTAAGTACCGCGCTGTTTGCCGATCTCTTCACCGAGAAAGAGTTGCAGTAG
- the crr gene encoding PTS glucose transporter subunit IIA: MGLFSKLFGDKSDTASGAIEIVAPLSGEIVNIEDVPDVVFAEKIVGDGIAIKPTGNKMVAPVDGTIGKIFETNHAFSIESDNGIELFVHFGIDTVELKGEGFKRIAEEGQKVKKGDVVIEFDLPLLEEKAKSTLTPVVISNMDEIKELVKLTGSVVVGETPVIRIRK; this comes from the coding sequence ATGGGTTTGTTTTCAAAACTTTTTGGCGATAAGTCAGATACCGCATCTGGAGCCATTGAGATCGTAGCACCCTTGTCAGGTGAAATCGTCAATATCGAAGACGTGCCGGACGTGGTGTTTGCGGAGAAAATTGTTGGCGACGGTATCGCTATCAAACCTACTGGCAATAAAATGGTAGCGCCGGTTGATGGCACCATCGGTAAGATTTTCGAAACCAATCATGCATTTTCCATTGAGTCGGACAACGGCATCGAGCTGTTCGTCCACTTCGGAATTGATACGGTCGAACTGAAAGGTGAAGGCTTCAAGCGCATCGCTGAAGAAGGCCAGAAAGTGAAGAAAGGCGACGTCGTTATTGAGTTCGACCTGCCACTGCTGGAAGAAAAAGCGAAATCCACGCTGACGCCGGTCGTCATCTCCAACATGGATGAGATCAAGGAGCTGGTTAAGCTGACGGGTTCTGTAGTTGTGGGTGAAACACCTGTAATTCGTATCCGTAAATAA
- the gltX gene encoding glutamate--tRNA ligase, translated as MKIKTRFAPSPTGYLHVGGARTALYSWLFARHQEGEFVLRIEDTDLERSTQQAIDAIMDGMNWLNLDWDEGPYYQTKRFDRYNAVIDQMLEAGTAYKCYCSRERLDALREKQMENHEKPRYDGHCRDSHEHHADDEPCVVRFRNPLEGSVIFDDQIRGPIEFSNQELDDLIIRRTDGAPTYNFCVVIDDWDMEITHVIRGEDHINNTPRQINILKAIGAHVPVYAHVSMILGDDGKKLSKRHGAVGVMQYRDDGYLPEALLNYLVRLGWSHGDQEIFSIDEMKKLFDLAAVNKSASAFNTEKLQWLNHHYITTLAPEYVATHLQWHIEQENIDTRTGPELAQLVKLLGERCKTLKEMAASCRYFYEDFAEFDADAAKKHLRPVARQPLEVVRDKLAALTDWTAESVHQAIQATADELEVGMGKVGMPLRVAVTGAGQSPALDVTVQAIGKSRSVARIDQALGYIAEREAQQ; from the coding sequence ATGAAAATCAAAACTCGCTTCGCTCCCAGCCCTACTGGCTACCTGCATGTTGGCGGCGCTCGTACCGCGCTTTATTCCTGGCTGTTTGCCCGCCATCAGGAGGGCGAGTTTGTGCTGCGCATCGAAGATACCGATCTCGAACGCTCAACGCAGCAGGCTATCGACGCGATTATGGATGGCATGAACTGGCTGAACCTCGACTGGGATGAAGGCCCGTATTACCAGACCAAACGTTTTGATCGCTATAACGCCGTGATCGACCAGATGCTGGAAGCGGGTACGGCCTATAAATGCTACTGCTCCAGAGAGCGCCTGGATGCGCTGCGTGAAAAGCAGATGGAAAATCATGAAAAGCCACGTTATGACGGTCATTGCCGCGACAGCCACGAACATCATGCTGATGATGAACCTTGTGTGGTGCGTTTCCGTAATCCGCTTGAGGGATCGGTGATCTTTGATGACCAGATCCGCGGGCCGATTGAATTCAGCAATCAGGAACTGGACGATCTGATCATTCGCCGTACCGACGGCGCGCCGACCTATAACTTCTGCGTAGTGATCGACGACTGGGATATGGAAATCACCCACGTAATCCGTGGTGAAGACCACATCAATAATACCCCGCGTCAGATCAACATTCTGAAAGCGATTGGCGCTCACGTGCCTGTGTATGCCCATGTATCGATGATCCTGGGTGACGACGGTAAAAAACTCTCTAAACGCCACGGTGCAGTAGGCGTTATGCAGTACCGTGATGATGGCTATCTGCCGGAAGCGCTGCTGAACTACCTGGTGCGTCTGGGCTGGTCCCATGGCGATCAGGAGATCTTCTCTATTGATGAGATGAAGAAACTGTTCGATCTGGCTGCCGTTAACAAATCTGCCAGCGCCTTTAACACCGAGAAGCTGCAGTGGCTGAATCATCATTACATCACCACGCTGGCCCCGGAATATGTGGCAACGCACCTGCAATGGCATATCGAGCAGGAAAACATTGATACCCGCACCGGTCCGGAACTGGCTCAGCTGGTGAAACTGTTAGGCGAGCGCTGCAAAACGCTGAAAGAGATGGCGGCTTCCTGCCGTTACTTCTATGAAGATTTTGCTGAGTTCGATGCGGATGCGGCGAAAAAGCATCTGCGTCCGGTTGCCCGCCAGCCGCTGGAAGTGGTGCGAGACAAACTGGCCGCCCTGACTGACTGGACGGCAGAGAGCGTGCATCAGGCTATTCAGGCAACTGCCGATGAGCTGGAAGTGGGTATGGGCAAGGTAGGTATGCCACTGCGCGTTGCCGTGACCGGCGCGGGTCAGTCACCTGCACTGGACGTGACCGTTCAGGCCATTGGCAAATCCCGTTCTGTGGCTCGTATCGACCAGGCGCTGGGTTATATTGCAGAGCGTGAAGCCCAGCAGTAA
- a CDS encoding FlxA-like family protein: MTTISTSTSSVSSGSSSGSDSSSASIASITKQIASLQEDLKKLTSGDSSSSEDTAKQEESIQNQIKLLQAQLAQLEQAQAKKEQQAKTDEQQQSTKVADGVNRPTESNKLNVYI, encoded by the coding sequence ATGACAACGATCAGCACCAGCACGAGTTCAGTAAGTTCAGGCAGTTCATCAGGTTCAGACAGCAGTTCTGCAAGTATTGCCAGCATCACCAAGCAAATCGCCAGCCTGCAGGAGGATTTGAAAAAACTGACTTCAGGTGACTCCTCTTCTTCCGAGGACACCGCAAAACAGGAAGAGTCGATTCAGAACCAGATTAAGCTTCTTCAGGCTCAGCTTGCTCAACTTGAGCAGGCACAGGCCAAGAAAGAACAGCAGGCCAAAACTGATGAACAACAGCAATCGACTAAGGTTGCCGATGGCGTGAACCGCCCGACAGAAAGCAACAAACTGAATGTTTATATCTAA
- the ptsI gene encoding phosphoenolpyruvate-protein phosphotransferase PtsI — protein sequence MISGILASPGIAFGKALLLKEDEIVINRKKIAADQVEQEVQRFLDGRTKAATQLEAIKIKAGETFGEEKEAIFEGHIMLLEDEELEQEIIALIKDDLASADAAAFSVIEGQAKALEELDDEYLKERAADVRDIGKRLLQNILGLHIVDLSAIADEVLLVAKDLTPSETAQLNLNKVLGFITDLGGRTSHTSIMARSLELPAIVGTGNVTTLVKNDDYLILDGVNNQIYVNPTAEQIEELKAIHNQYVTEKNDLAKLKDLPAITLDGHQVEVCANIGTVRDVAGAERNGAEGVGLYRTEFLFMDRDSLPSEEEQFQAYKAVAEAVGAQAVIVRTMDIGGDKDLPYMNLPKEDNPFLGWRAIRIAMDRPEILHAQLRAILRASAFGKLRIMFPMIISVEEVRTLNAELDKLKAQLREEGKAFDETIETGIMVETPASAAIAHHLAKEVDFFSIGTNDLTQYTLAVDRGNDLISHLYNPMTPSVLTLIKQVIDASHAEGKWTGMCGELAGDERATLLLLGMGLDEFSMSAISIPRIKKIIRNTNFEDAKALAEQALAQPTADELMNLVNKFIEEKTLC from the coding sequence ATGATTTCAGGTATTTTAGCATCACCGGGTATCGCTTTTGGCAAAGCGCTTCTGCTGAAAGAAGATGAGATAGTCATCAACCGGAAAAAAATCGCTGCCGACCAGGTTGAGCAGGAAGTTCAGCGTTTTCTTGATGGTCGCACCAAGGCAGCCACTCAGCTGGAAGCGATCAAAATCAAAGCCGGTGAGACATTCGGTGAAGAGAAAGAAGCGATCTTCGAAGGCCACATTATGTTGCTGGAAGATGAAGAGCTGGAGCAGGAAATCATAGCCCTGATTAAAGACGATCTGGCTTCTGCTGATGCAGCTGCATTCTCGGTGATTGAGGGCCAGGCTAAAGCGTTAGAAGAGCTGGATGACGAGTACCTGAAAGAGCGTGCGGCTGACGTGCGCGACATTGGTAAACGTCTGCTGCAGAATATTCTGGGTCTGCATATTGTTGATCTCAGCGCTATCGCTGATGAAGTGCTGCTGGTCGCCAAAGATCTGACCCCGTCAGAAACGGCACAGCTGAACCTCAACAAAGTGCTGGGCTTTATTACCGATCTGGGTGGACGCACATCCCACACCTCGATCATGGCGCGCTCTCTGGAGCTGCCAGCCATCGTCGGAACCGGCAACGTGACCACGCTGGTGAAAAATGATGATTATCTGATTCTGGACGGCGTGAACAACCAGATCTACGTGAACCCGACGGCAGAACAGATTGAAGAGCTTAAGGCGATTCACAATCAGTATGTCACCGAAAAGAACGATCTGGCCAAGCTGAAAGACCTGCCTGCCATCACTCTTGATGGTCATCAGGTTGAAGTCTGTGCCAACATCGGTACGGTGCGTGACGTGGCTGGTGCAGAGCGTAATGGTGCTGAAGGCGTTGGTCTGTACCGCACCGAGTTCCTGTTTATGGACCGTGACTCTCTGCCAAGCGAAGAAGAGCAATTCCAGGCTTATAAAGCCGTGGCTGAAGCAGTAGGCGCACAGGCGGTGATCGTGCGGACCATGGACATCGGCGGCGATAAAGACCTGCCGTACATGAATCTGCCTAAAGAAGACAACCCATTCCTGGGCTGGCGCGCGATCCGTATCGCGATGGACCGTCCTGAAATTCTGCATGCCCAGCTACGCGCCATCCTGCGCGCCTCGGCGTTCGGTAAGCTGCGCATCATGTTCCCGATGATCATCTCAGTAGAAGAAGTCCGGACGCTGAATGCCGAACTGGACAAGCTGAAAGCGCAGCTGCGTGAAGAAGGCAAAGCCTTTGATGAGACTATTGAGACCGGCATTATGGTGGAAACACCAGCTTCAGCCGCAATTGCTCACCATCTGGCTAAAGAAGTCGATTTCTTCAGTATCGGCACCAATGACCTTACGCAGTACACGTTAGCGGTGGACCGTGGTAACGATCTGATTTCTCATCTCTACAATCCGATGACCCCTTCCGTACTGACGCTTATTAAGCAAGTTATTGATGCGTCTCATGCTGAAGGCAAATGGACCGGGATGTGTGGTGAGCTGGCTGGCGATGAACGTGCTACACTGTTGTTACTGGGAATGGGGCTGGATGAATTCAGCATGAGTGCCATTTCTATCCCGCGCATCAAAAAAATTATTCGTAATACGAATTTTGAAGATGCGAAGGCATTAGCAGAGCAGGCTCTGGCTCAACCGACAGCGGACGAGTTGATGAACCTGGTCAACAAGTTCATTGAAGAAAAAACACTCTGCTGA